The DNA segment GGAATCTCCTGAAGAGTTGCTAGCGGGGAAGCCAACGAGAGAGCGGCTGCTTGATGTCGTAATGCAGTTGCGGGAGCCGACGAAGGTATCAAAGATTGCTGAACGTGCAGATTGTGATACGGAGACCGCGCGTGATTATCTGGAGTGGTTTACGGAGATGGGAATGGTCCGTGAACTGTCCGGTCGACCTGTGCGGTACGAGCGGAATAATTCGTATCTGACGTGGCGCAGGATCGAGCAGATTCGCGGACAGTATTCGGAAGCAGAGATCGTCGAGCAACTCAAAGACACGCTTGACGCAACTGAGGAATACCGCCAACGCTTCGATGCGACGTCTCCGAGTGAGGTGTCGCTGGTTGATGAAAGCCGTGAAAGAGCTATTGAGGACGTCTGGGAGGCGGTATCTACCTGGAAGACGCTCGAGAAACGGGCGGCATTGCTAGATGCGGCACGCCGTGATGATCTGTCGAGTGGACGCGCTGGGGAAGTCAATGCCTGAGGGAGAATCAGATGACATTGGCGGTATCGATAGTGACGTCCTAGAGCGAATTGGTCGGCGGTTGCGCAGCAGCGCTCGGTTCTCAAGTGTTGAATATCGGCCTGCGTATGCACCGAACGCTGTAGTGGCAGATTTTGATGACGGGTATTTTCCGCGGGATGTTGAGCGTGCGTATCTTCGTATTCGCTGGTTCGAGACGGACGATTTCAATGTACACTATTCGGAGCAGTACCGTGATAGGGAAACGTGGGAGTGTCGGTGGGATAGGCATCCGAACAGTCACAACGACCGAGAACATATTCATCCGCCGCCAGATGCGCCAACACCTAGAGAAGATACAGCGTTCGCTAGCGATTGGCGGGAAGTGATTTCATATGTATTATCGGAGTTGGATGAGCGAATTCACTCGTTCTGGGAATGATGAGCTCGAGCAGACCCGAGCGTCGGCGACAATCCCTGGGAGACCGGTTGCAAGGACATCCAAGAGTACCTCAAGGCGAGTGATCTCAGGCATTGGATTCGCCGGCAAGAGCCTGGCATCAGCAAGAGTTATGCGAAAAAGTTGGTCTCGAGGGTGATCGACGCTATCCTCGATCTCTCGAAGCATCGGGTGGCTATCCGGAAACGGACAGAGCGCAAGAACGGCCTCGAGTACACGGAGCGTCGGCTCGTGATCCCCGAAGACGTCGAGATCCCTGGAGAGACGACAGGTGATGAGTAGAAGCCAGTGACACCTGCTGTCCTCGGATGACCGGGGACAGGGGGTGAGAAAACGCCTCGAGAGAGGCCGTTTGACTCTCACGGAAACCTAATTCACAGCACGAGAGCGGGTGTACGAGGGGTGGTTACCGGTGGGTGTCTCGCTCGAGTAGTCGTCGGTAGTCACACTGAAGGACAAGGGTTGGAGGAGATACTGAAGACAACAGCTGTCACTGGAGACTCCAACTTGTCGACGACTCACTCTTGAAGATGCGCTTGAAGTTCGTCGAGAATTTCCCACACAACCCGTGCTGGCTCTTGACTACCAAACTGGAACCTTTGATACGAGTAATCATCAGTCCCAGACTCCCGCTCTTGGTAATGACCCCACCCGGTTACGTGATCCTGTTTGTGATGATGCCACCCACAATCGAACCCTGACTCGTCCGAATAGTGGAAAATGAATTCAGGACGGTCATTCGGTTCAGTTACGAACCACCGGACAGTCAGTGTTCCACTCGGAGTATCTGTTCCAATGTGTGATGGTTCAATTTCTGCTCTCAATTCGGTATGAAGAGTATCGTGGGGAAGCCCCTTAACACTCATGACAGGATGGCGATTAAGCTCCCTGCGGATCTGTCGTAGTGCTTCATGTGCTATCTGGCGAGAATCATGACCCCCGTCGAAAACATACATATTCAAGCGTGAAGGCGGTTATCCAAGTCTGCATATTCACTGTAGTTGTTGATTGCATCGTTAGTGATCGAGAGATGGTAAAGAGCCAATTCCCAATCACTGGCATCCCTGATGATCTCTCTTGTTTCCGTCGATGACTCAGTTTCTGCCGCCTGTTCCCGCAACGTTTCCGGTGAGCCGACCTCGTACTGTTCCCGGAACCCCTCAATATTTTCTTGGAGATCTGATTTGAGTTCCAGAAGTTCTTCGTGGTCATGATCGTTGATGAGACGTCGAAGTGTCCTGAACCGAGCGTAAAGTGGATCAGGTTCATATCGCGTTGCATCTTCTCCATCTACTGGCCGGATGATATCCATTTCAGCAAGACG comes from the Natronolimnobius sp. AArcel1 genome and includes:
- a CDS encoding winged helix-turn-helix domain-containing protein, producing MDKTKRGVDAWREHTTAFDRVRSIAEGVDRPRTAKYIAEEAAVSKTTAHEHLKRLAEMDIIRPVDGEDATRYEPDPLYARFRTLRRLINDHDHEELLELKSDLQENIEGFREQYEVGSPETLREQAAETESSTETREIIRDASDWELALYHLSITNDAINNYSEYADLDNRLHA